One Lycium barbarum isolate Lr01 chromosome 5, ASM1917538v2, whole genome shotgun sequence genomic window carries:
- the LOC132640073 gene encoding vacuolar protein-sorting-associated protein 33 homolog, with translation MAQVPNLDNAPINLKSLRDQSQKELLAILKNIRGKKCLVIDPKLGGSLSLIVQSSLLKEHGAELRHLNAEPVQTDCTKVVYLVRAQLDLMKFICSHIHNDISKGIQREYFVYFVPRRAVVCEKILEEEKVHHLLTIGEYPLYLIPLDEDVLSFELDVAYKEHLVDGDTTSLWHIAKAIHKLEFSFGLIPNVRAKGKASVRVADILNRMQSEEPVNTSEMGVPEINTIILLDREVDMITPMCSQLTYEGLLDEFLGINNGAVELDSSIMGAQQEGKKIKVPLNSSDKLFKEIRDQNFEVVVQVLRQKATSMKQDYTEMQTTNQTVSELKDFVKKLNSLPEMTRHINLGQHLTTFTSKPSFLGRLDMEQTLVEAESYDICFEYIEEMIHKQEPLINVLRLLILFSITNSGLPKKNFDYLRRELLHSYGFEHIATLNNLEKSGLLKKQETKGNWLTIKRALRLIVEDTDTANPNDISYVFSGYAPLSIRLVQHAIRSGWRPIEEILKLLPGPHSDIKRGGFSSSPSLDSLNGSSHSSDKVVDGRRSLVLVVFIGGVTSAEISALRFLSSQEGMAYDIIVATTKIINGSTLTETFVEKLG, from the exons ATGGCGCAAGTACCGAATTTGGATAACGCTCCAATAAATCTCAAATCTTTAAG AGATCAATCACAGAAAGAGCTGCTAGCAATTCTCAAGAAC ATTAGGGGAAAAAAGTGTTTGGTAATTGATCCCAAGCTTGGTGGTTCACTCTCTCTTATTGTACAGAGCTCACTTCTTAAG GAGCATGGGGCGGAATTACGGCATCTTAATGCGGAACCAGTTCAAACTGATTGCACAAAAGTAGTCTATCTAGTCCGAGCCCAGCTTGACTTGATGAAGTTCATTTGCTCACACATCCATAATGATATTTCTAAAGGGATTCAAAGGGAGTATTTTGTTTATTTTGTCCCTCGTCGTGCAGTTGTATGTGAGAAG ATACTTGAGGAAGAAAAAGTTCATCACTTGTTGACTATAGGCGAGTATCCCCTCTATCTGATTCCACTGGATGAGGATGTACTATCCTTTGAACTTGATGTTGCTTACAAA GAGCACCTAGTTGATGGTGACACTACCTCCCTGTGGCACATAGCAAAAGCTATCCATAAACTCGAG TTTTCCTTTGGACTGATTCCAAATGTGAGGGCCAAAGGGAAAGCATCAGTTCGTGTTGCTGACATTCTAAATCGGATGCAATCGGAAGAACCAGTGAACACATCCGAG ATGGGTGTGCCTGAAATAAATACTATCATCCTTTTGGACAGAGAG GTGGATATGATCACTCCAATGTGTTCGCAGTTAACATATGAAGGGCTGTTGGACGAG TTTCTTGGTATCAATAATGGTGCGGTGGAACTAGATTCATCTATTATGGGTGCCCAGCAAGAAGGCAAGAAAATAAAGGTTCCCCTTAATTCAAG TGACAAATTGTTCAAAGAGATACGGGATCAGAACTTTGAAGTAGTTGTCCAG GTTCTACGTCAAAAAGCAACTTCCATGAAGCAAGATTACACAGAGATGCAGACCACG AACCAAACAGTCTCCGAGTTGAAGGATTTTGTCAAAAAGCTTAACTCATTGCCAGAAATGACC AGACACATAAATCTTGGTCAGCATTTGACTACGTTTACATCCAAACCTTCATTCCTTGGCCGACTTGATATGGAGCAAACTCTTGTCGAGGCTGAAAGCTATGATAT ATGCTTTGAGTACATTGAGGAGATGATCCATAAGCAAGAGCCACTTATCAATGTTCTACGTCTTCTCATCCTGTTCTCAATAACAAATTCAGGGTTGCCCAAGAAGAATTTTGACTATTTGAG GCGAGAACTGCTTCACAGCTATGGTTTTGAGCATATAGCTACCTTGAATAATTTGGAGAAGTCTGGATTGCTTAAAAAACAG GAGACTAAAGGCAATTGGTTAACCATCAAACGTGCTCTGCGGCTTATAGTGGAGGATACTGATACCGCCAA TCCCAACGATATCTCCTATGTCTTCTCTGGGTATGCACCTCTCAGTATTCGCCTGGTTCAACATGCAATTCGATCTGGATG GCGCCCTATTGAAGAAATATTGAAGCTGCTGCCAGGTCCACACTCAGATATTAAGAGG GGTGGATTTTCCAGCAGTCCGTCACTAGACTCATTAAACGGGTCTTCGCATAGCTCGGACAA AGTTGTTGATGGAAGGCGTTCTTTGGTTCTTGTCGTTTTCATTGGTGGAGTGACATCTGCAGAGATCTCTGCTCTTCGTTTCCTGAGCTCCCAG GAAGGGATGGCATATGACATAATTGTAGCAACTACAAAAATTATCAATGGGAGCACATTGACAGAAACATTTGTGGAGAAATTGGGATGA